A genomic region of Papaver somniferum cultivar HN1 chromosome 7, ASM357369v1, whole genome shotgun sequence contains the following coding sequences:
- the LOC113293073 gene encoding transcription factor HHO2-like, whose protein sequence is MESNYSEKMKKFQDYMDALEEERNKMQVFHRELPLSLDLINQAICNCRQQLESSTTGTSMDSEEQTTSSDGGSPILEEFIPLNSSICSSHFEKLLQKSSPPEIEVSKNKLDWLKSVQLWNQNPDPVLKEDSSLRKATLPALESKESSDQRASLAFPRHKTNQTVVATPTSTPGSRTTSSTTETINDSDANYNKNPKRSKEDEEEDHENERERPQGQSSSSSLRKTRRYWSPELHRRFLSALQQLGGSQVATPKQIRELMKVDGLTNDEVKSHLQKYRLHTRRPSPVHNSVNSQPPQFVVVGGIWVPPPKSLAGESTAQVTSNNRIYAPIAAIPHQLGSSSFLPQPNHKNLHFQMNRLRSDGRNSREQEHTIGYKNDHDDNVHLISPSISSSTTCTSTPSLPL, encoded by the exons aTGGAAAGTAATTACTCGGAGAAAATGAAGAAATTTCAAGATTATATGGATGCTCTCGAAGAAGAACGTAATAAGATGCAGGTTTTTCATCGTGAATTACCTCTCTCGTTAGACCTCATCAATCAAG CGATTTGTAATTGCAGGCAACAGCTAGAAAGCAGTACAACTGGCACTAGTATGGATTCTGAAGAACAGACAACATCAAGTGATGGAGGCAGTCCAATTCTAGAGGAATTTATACCTTTGAATAGTAGTATTTGTTCATCACATTttgaaaaattgttacaaaaatCATCACCTCCAGAGATTGAAGTTTCAAAGAATAAATTAGATTGGTTGAAATCTGTTCAATTATGGAACCAAAATCCTGATCCAGTTCTTAAAGAG GATTCTTCGCTGAGAAAAGCAACACTACCAGCTCTTGAATCAAAGGAAAGTAGTGATCAACGTGCATCTCTTGCTTTTCCTAGACATAAAACTAATCAAACAGTTGTTGCAACGCCAACATCAACCCCAGGCTCAAGGACAACTAGTTCAACAACAGAAACTATTAATGATAGTGAtgctaattataataaaaatccaaaaagaagtaaagaagatgaagaagaagatcatgAAAACGAAAGAGAAAGACCACAaggacaatcttcttcttcttcacttagaAAAACAAGAAGATATTGGTCTCCTGAACTTCATAGAAGATTTTTAAGTGCTCTTCAGCAACTTGGTGGTTCTCAAG TTGCTACTCcaaaacaaatcagagaattaatgAAAGTTGATGGACTTACTAATGATGAAGTTAAAAGCCATTTACAG aaATACAGACTACATACAAGGAGACCAAGTCCAGTGCACAACAGTGTCaattctcaaccaccacaatTTGTAGTAGTAGGTGGTATCTGGGTGCCACCGCCCAAGTCACTTGCTGGTGAATCGACAGCCCAAGTCACTAGTAACAATAGAATATACGCTCCAATAGCTGCAATTCCACACCAGCTGGGATCATCTTCTTTCCTTCCCCAACCGAATCATAAGAATTTACACTTTCAAATGAATCGGTTGCGTTCGGACGGTAGAAATAGTAGAGAGCAGGAACACACTATTGGATATAAAAATGATCATGATGACAATGTCCATCTAATCTcaccttcaatttcatcatctactACTTGTACTTCGACGCCATCGTTACCTTTATAA